In Pseudomonas sp. P5_109, the genomic window CAGAAACGTTGAAAGCTCGTTGAAAGCAGGGCATGACATAACCCGGGGCTATCACCCGATTTCAAGTTTTGATTAGACGGTTATCAATGAGCCTTCGATAGTGCTCGACAACACCCATTCCGTAGGAGCCGGCTTGCTGGCGATAGCGGTGTGACAGGCGCCATCATTGCTGATTGATGCGCCGCTTTCGCCAGCAAGCCGGCTCCTACAGATCGAACGTTTGCATCACCACAAAAATAATAAAAGAGGTACGCACCATGGCTCGTTCCAGTGCTTCCCTGTATCTGCCTGGCGCAGATGCTGCGCCCGCAACGGTGGCGAAACCGCAGATGGCAACCGCCAAGGCCAGTAATGTGCGTTGGCGGATCTTCGCGATCATCTTCGCGTTGACCATGGTCAACCTGATCGACCGGGTGTCGCTGTCCATCGCGATGCCGACCATTGCTCATGAATTCTCCCTGTCACCTAGCCTGCAAGGGCTGATCCTCAGCAGCTTTTTCTGGGCATACGCGTTGTTGCAGATTCCCGGCGGCTGGTTGATCGATCGCTTAGGTCCGCATCGGGTAATCAGTTGGTCCACCGGATTGTGGGGGACGTTTCAGGTGCTGGCGGCGTTTGCCACCGGTGGCTTGTCCTTGTTGTTTGCCCGGGTTGCACTGGGCGCTGCCGAAGCCCCGCTGTTCCCGTCGGGCGGCAAACTGATTTCCCTGTGGCTCGCACCGAACGAGCGCAGTCGCGGTGCGGTATTGATGGACAGCGGCAGCCCGCTGGGTGTGGCCCTTGGCGGGTTGATCATTGCCTACCTGATTGCCTCGCTGGATTCCTGGCGCCTGGCGTTCGTGATTGCCGGTATCGCCACCCTTGTACTGGCCTGGCTGGCGCGGCGTTATCTGCGCGATGACCCGGCCAGCCATCCGCAGGTCAATGAAGCGGAGCTGGAAAAGATCAACGTCGGCCGCGCCACACCGGCCGCCGAAGCCGCGCGGATACCGGTCAAGGGCTTGGGCATTGCGGCCCGTTCCCTCAGCGGTTTGCTGATCGGCCGGGCCAGTTGGGCCATGGTGTATTTCGGTTTGCTGACCTGGGGGCCGAGCTATCTGGCCCAGGCCCGCGGCTTCGATATCAAGGGCATCGGCGCGGCGACTTTCGTGATTTTCATCTGCGGTGCGCTCGGCTCGTTGACCGGTGGCTTCCTCTGCGATGGTTTGATTCGCAAGGGCGTCAGTCGCGGTGTGGCGGTCAAGAGTCTGCTGGCGTTTTCCGGTCTGGTGGCCCTCGGCGCATTCCTGTTGCTGCCGACCCTGAGCGATCCTTTTGCGGCGGTGGCGCTATTGGCCATGACGGCGTTTTTCCTGATGTGGGGCAGTCTCTACTGGAGCTTCCCGGCGCTGCTGGCAGCTCCGGCGCGGGTCGGTTTGATCGGCGGCGTGATGAACATGGCCGGCAGCACCGGTGGCATTGCGGTGCCAATTCTGGTGGGCGTGATTCTGCAAGCGGCCGGCGGTTTTGCCCCGGTGCTCGGGTTCTTCGCGGCGTGCTCGGCGGTGTTTGTTCTAGCCACGTTGTTTATCAGCCTGGATGAGGTGCGTCATGACTAAGTTGTGGGACGGCCCGATCATCGACGCCCATCATCACTTCTGGGACCCAACGATCAACGATCACCCGTGGCTCGCCCCCGAAGCCAATGTTCCGTTTCGCTACGGTGATTACAGCGCCATCAAGCGCCGCTATTTTCCCGAGGATTACTTTGCCGATGCCGGCTCCCATAACGTCGTGCAAACGGTGTACGTCGAGACTGAATGGAACCCCCAGGACCCGATTGGCGAAACCCGTTTCATCGAGCAACTGGCCGCCCGTTACGGCGTGCCGAATGCGGTTGTTGCGCAAGCCTGGCTCGACCACCCGGACGCCATCGATGTCCTGACCGAACAGGCGCGCTTCAAGCATGTGCGCAGCGTTCGGCACAAACCTGGCGGGCCGGCCACGCCGCAACAAGTCGGTCACATGCGCAGCCTGATGAGCGATGAGCGTTGGCGTCGCAGCTATGCCGCGCTCGAAGGGCTGGGCCTGCATTTCGATTTGCAGACACCCTGGTGGAACCTGCACGAAGCCGAACGCCTGGCCCGGGACTTTCCCGGCATCACGCTGATTCTCAACCATGCCGGTTTGCCCAACGACCGCAGTGCCGAAGGCCTGGCGGGCTGGCGTCTGGCGATGGCGCGACTGGCGCAATGGCCGAACGTGCGGGTGAAGATTTCCGGCCTGGGGCAGGGCGGCCAGCGCTGGCGTGCCAAGGACAACGCCTGGATCGTGCGCGAAGTGATCGCCATGTTCGGCAGCGACAGAGCAATGTTCGCCAGCAACTTTCCGGTGGACAGCCTGTGCGGCTCGTTCGAGGACATCTACAGCGGTTTCAAATCCATCGTCGCCGATTTGCCAATGGCCGATCAGGAGCGACTTTTCCATAGCAACGCGCAGCGGGTCTATCGCTGCGAGCCTTGCGCCATTGACCGGGCGCGGCCTGAACCCTTGAGGAGTGAAGCATGAGCAAATCCACCATCGCGATGGTCCTTGGCGACCCGGCAGGCATCGGCCCGGAACTGATCGCCCGCTTGCTCGGCGAGCCCGACGTGCGCGCTCAGGCCAACGTGATCCTGATCGCCGACGAAGCGGAAATGCGTCGCGGCATGCGCATCGCCGGGATGGAGTTTCCCTATCGTCGCGTCGAGTCCCTGGAGCATCTGGCATTCGTCGATGACACGCCGTTGTTCTATGACTTTCGTGGCGACACCGTCGGTGAGTTTGCGCGCAGTGAGGCCAGCGTCATCGGCGGGCGCTATAGCCTCGACACCCTGGAAAAGGCCCTGCGCCTGACCGAAGCGGGCATCACCGATGCGGTGCTGTTCGGGCCCTTGAACAAGACCTCGCTGCACATGGCCGGCATGGCGCACAGCGATGAGTTGCACTGGTTCGCCGAGCTGCTGGACTTCCACGGGCCGTTCTGCGAGTTCAACGTGCTCGACAACCTCTGGACTTCACGGGTGACCTCCCATGTGGCCCTGGCCGATGTACCAGGCCTGCTCAGCCAGCAACGGGTGGTGGAAGCGATTCAACTGATCGACACGGCGCTCAAGCGCAATGGTCTGGAGAAACCACGAATCGGTGTGTGTGGCTTGAATCCGCACAACGGCGACAACGGCTCGTTCGGTCGCGAGGAACTGGACATCATCGGCCCGGCCGTCCGCTCGGCGCAGACGCTGGGGATCGCGGCGGACGGGCCGTATCCGGCCGACACTATTTTCCTCAAGGTCCAGGGCGATGCCAGTGCCTTCGACGCGGTAGTGACCATGTACCACGATCAAGGCCAGATCGCGATTAAGCTGATGGGTTTTTCCCGTGGCGTGACGGTGCAGGGCGGGCTGCCGATTCCGATCACCACCCCGGCCCATGGCACTGCGTTCGACATCGCGGGGCAGGGTAAGGCGAATGCCGGTGCGATCCGCCAGGCGTTCGAGATTGCCTGCCGGATGGGTCGCAACCGCCACTGACACCACGCAATACCCCTGTAGGAGCCGGCTTGCTGGCGATGCGGTCTGGCAGACACTTTTCAGGTGCCTGACGGACTGCAATCGCCAGTAAGCCGGCTCCTACAGTTTTGTGGAAAGGCTGATAACTCGATCTACTCAATAATCGGTTTTTCCTATCACCCCAGGTTATCGCCGGATACGCATAAGTGATTATCCGCAACCCTTTGCGCTGGCTAAAGTCGCTCCATCGAATGAACGCAACCGGCCACTTTCGGCCACGGCGATCAAGCGAATGACAACTACAAAAAGCCCGCCTTGTCACTTCCGCAAGGCACATACCGGCAGCAAAAGGAACCTTCACATGACCCGCCCAGATTCCGCCCTGGCGCTGTCCAGCGCTATCTCCAAAAGCCGGCTTCGCCTGCTGCCGTTTCTGATCCTGATGTACATCCTGGCGTTCATCGATCGCTCCAACGTCGGCTTCGCCAAAGCGGCGTTGCAGGCCGACACCGGGTTGGGCGATGCCGCGTTCGCGTTCGGCGCGAGCATCTTCTTCATCGGTTACGCGTTCTTCGAAGTGCCTAGCAATTACATGCTGCATCGCCTCGGCGCCAAGGTCTGGCTGTGCCGGATCATGGTCACCTGGGGCCTGGTGTCGGCGGCGATGATGTTTGCTCACAATGCCGAAACTTTCTACGTGCTGCGCTTCCTGCTGGGTGTGGCTGAAGCCGGGTTCTTCCCGGGGATCATCCTTTACCTCACCTACTGGTTCCCGGCGCAGAGCCGTGGCCAGGCGCTGGGCCTGTTCTATTTCGGCCTGCCCCTGGCGCTGGTGTTGGGCAGCCCGTTGTCCGGCTGGTTGCTGGAATTCCACGGCGTGTTCGGCCTGACCAACTGGCAATGGCTGTTCGTTGTCGAAGGCTTGATGGCTTCGGTAGTCGGCATCGCGGCGTACTTCTACCTGGTCAATCGCCCAAGCGACGCGACCTGGTTGAGCGTTGAAGAAAAACAGGCGCTGGGCACTGCCCTGGCCGAAGAAGACGCACAGAAAAAACACAGCAGCCCCCACGGTTTCCTCAGTGCCTTGCGCAACCCTCGGGTGCTGCAATTCTGCTTGGCGTATTTCACCATTCAGATGAGCGTGTACGGCGTGGTGTTCTACCTGCCGACCCGTATCGCAGGTTTGCTTGACGGGCATGTTGGCCTGAACGTCGGCCTGATCACCGCAATCCCGTGGATCTGCGCGCTGATCGTGACCCGCCTCGTCACTCGCTATGCCGACCGTACCGGCCAGCACCGTCGCCTCGCCGTGTGCATGCTGACCATGGCTGCCCTTGGTATCGCCGCCTCCGCGCTGGGTACGAGCATGGTGCCGGTTGTCCTCGCGTTCTGCTTCGCGGCTGCCGGTTTCGTCTCTGTGCAACCGCTGTTCTGGACCATCCCCACCAGCTACCTCAGCGGTGCCGCCGCGGCGGGCGGGATCGCCCTGATCAACTCTATCGGCAACCTCGGCGGCTTCGTTGCACCGAACCTGAAAACCGTGATGGAAAGCAGTTTTGCAGACCCCCGCGCCGGCATGTTCGCCCTGGCCACGGTTGGCATTATCGGCGCCGTCCTGCTGTCCCGACTTCGTACCACCCACACCCCTAAATCCCCCTCGCAGCTCACACCGGCTCAGGTTGGCTGATCACTACCCAAGCGTTAGCAAGGAACTGTATTCATGAAAATCAAAGCGATCCGTACCCGCGTTTTCGAGTGGAAAGGCAAAGTCGTGCCACCCCAGGCGCACTTCTGCACCAACGCCAGCGACATCCTGTTCGAACGTGGCGACGCCATGGGCTCGTTCCGTTTCCACGGCTGGCTGGTGGTAGAAGTCGAGACCGACACCGGCCTCGTTGGCATCGGTAACTGCGCCCTGGCGCCGCGTGTGGCCAAGGAAATCATCGACACCTACCTGGCACCGATCGCCATTGGCGAAGACCCGTTCGACAACGAATACATCTGGCAGAAAATGTACCGCCAGAGCCACGCCTGGGGCCGCAAGGGCATCGGCATGGCGGCGATCTCGGCGATCGACATCGCGATCTGGGACATCATGGGCAAAGCGGTGAACAAGCCGGTGTTCAAGCTGCTGGGCGGCCGCACCAAGGAAAAGATCTGGACCTACGCGTCCAAACTCTACGCCAACGACAACCTCGACCTGTTCCTCGAAGAGGCCCAGGGCTATCTGAGCCAGGGTTTCACCGCGCTGAAGATGCGCTTCGGCTATGGCCCGAAAGACGGCCCGGCCGGCATGCGTCGCAACATCGAACAAGTGCGCGCCCTGCGTGAGCTGGCCGGCCCTGACGTCGACATCATGCTCGAATGCTACATGGGCTGGACCCTCGAATATGCGCGTCGCATGTTGCCGAAACTGGCCGAGTTCGAACCTCGCTGGCTCGAAGAACCGGTGATCGCCGATGACATCGAAGGCTACATCGAACTGAAGAAGATGGGGATCATGCCGATCTCCGGCGGCGAGCACGAGTTCACCTCCTACGGGTTCAAGGACCTGCTGGAACGCCGTGCCGTCGATGTGATCCAGTACGACACCAACCGCGTAGGCGGTATTACCGCCGCGCGCAAGATCAACGCCATGGCCGAAGCCTGGTCGGTGCCGGTCATCCCGCACGCCGGGCAGATGCACAACTACCACCTGACCATGTCCACCACGGCCTCGCCGATGGCCGAGTTCTTCCCGGTGTTCGATGTCGAAGTCGGCAACGAGCTCTTCTACTACGTGTTCAAGGGCGAGCCGCAACCGGTCAACGGCTACATCCAGCTCGACGACAACAAACCGGGGCTGGGTCTGGAAATCTCCGATGAGTACCTGAGCGATTTCAACATCATCGAGTGACCGTCCGGCGTCGCTCAGCGGCGGCGCCCAACACGACTTTTCGGAGGGCCGACATGCGCCTGATTCAGTTTGAAAACACCGACGGACAACGCCAGGTCGGCTTGGTTGAAGGGGCTCAGGTCCAGGTGTTGCGTGATACCCGCAGCACCCGTGAACTGGCGGTGGCCGCCATTCGTGCCCAACGCAGTCTGCAAGAAGAGATCGCCCTGCGCGGCACCGAGCCCGGACCGGATTACGCAACGCTGTTGCAGCAGGGCAAGGTCCTGCCGCCACTGGACCACGAGGACCCGGCGCATTGCCTGATCAGTGGCACCGGTCTGACCCATTTGGGCAGCGCGGCGACGCGGGACAAAATGCATCAGCACGACGGCGCCGTCGAAGCTGGCATGACCGACACCATGCGCATGTTCAAGTGGGGGCTGGAGGGCGGCAAACCGGCGGCAGGGCAGGTCGGCGCGCAACCGGAATGGTTCTACAAGGGCGACGGCAGCATCGTCGTGCGCCCCGGTGCGGATTTCCCGGTGCCGCCATTCGCCGAAGACGCCGGTGAAGAGCCGGAACTCACCGGCTTGTATGTGATTGGCGATGATGGCCAGCCGTACCGCATCGGTTTCGCCCTGGGCAACGAGTTCTCCGACCACGTCATGGAACGGCGCAACTACCTGTACCTCGCCCATTCGAAGTTGCGCTGCTGTTCCTATGGCCCGGAACTACGCGTCGGCGAGTTGCCCAGGCATCTGGT contains:
- a CDS encoding MFS transporter, whose translation is MATAKASNVRWRIFAIIFALTMVNLIDRVSLSIAMPTIAHEFSLSPSLQGLILSSFFWAYALLQIPGGWLIDRLGPHRVISWSTGLWGTFQVLAAFATGGLSLLFARVALGAAEAPLFPSGGKLISLWLAPNERSRGAVLMDSGSPLGVALGGLIIAYLIASLDSWRLAFVIAGIATLVLAWLARRYLRDDPASHPQVNEAELEKINVGRATPAAEAARIPVKGLGIAARSLSGLLIGRASWAMVYFGLLTWGPSYLAQARGFDIKGIGAATFVIFICGALGSLTGGFLCDGLIRKGVSRGVAVKSLLAFSGLVALGAFLLLPTLSDPFAAVALLAMTAFFLMWGSLYWSFPALLAAPARVGLIGGVMNMAGSTGGIAVPILVGVILQAAGGFAPVLGFFAACSAVFVLATLFISLDEVRHD
- a CDS encoding amidohydrolase translates to MTKLWDGPIIDAHHHFWDPTINDHPWLAPEANVPFRYGDYSAIKRRYFPEDYFADAGSHNVVQTVYVETEWNPQDPIGETRFIEQLAARYGVPNAVVAQAWLDHPDAIDVLTEQARFKHVRSVRHKPGGPATPQQVGHMRSLMSDERWRRSYAALEGLGLHFDLQTPWWNLHEAERLARDFPGITLILNHAGLPNDRSAEGLAGWRLAMARLAQWPNVRVKISGLGQGGQRWRAKDNAWIVREVIAMFGSDRAMFASNFPVDSLCGSFEDIYSGFKSIVADLPMADQERLFHSNAQRVYRCEPCAIDRARPEPLRSEA
- the araD1 gene encoding AraD1 family protein produces the protein MRLIQFENTDGQRQVGLVEGAQVQVLRDTRSTRELAVAAIRAQRSLQEEIALRGTEPGPDYATLLQQGKVLPPLDHEDPAHCLISGTGLTHLGSAATRDKMHQHDGAVEAGMTDTMRMFKWGLEGGKPAAGQVGAQPEWFYKGDGSIVVRPGADFPVPPFAEDAGEEPELTGLYVIGDDGQPYRIGFALGNEFSDHVMERRNYLYLAHSKLRCCSYGPELRVGELPRHLVGTSRIKRDGETIWEKEFLSGEDNMCHSLANLEFHHFKYAQFLRPGDVHVHYFGTATLSFADGVKTQPGDSFQISLDEFGAPLVNGIGESAQPLGIGQVRTL
- a CDS encoding L-rhamnonate dehydratase codes for the protein MKIKAIRTRVFEWKGKVVPPQAHFCTNASDILFERGDAMGSFRFHGWLVVEVETDTGLVGIGNCALAPRVAKEIIDTYLAPIAIGEDPFDNEYIWQKMYRQSHAWGRKGIGMAAISAIDIAIWDIMGKAVNKPVFKLLGGRTKEKIWTYASKLYANDNLDLFLEEAQGYLSQGFTALKMRFGYGPKDGPAGMRRNIEQVRALRELAGPDVDIMLECYMGWTLEYARRMLPKLAEFEPRWLEEPVIADDIEGYIELKKMGIMPISGGEHEFTSYGFKDLLERRAVDVIQYDTNRVGGITAARKINAMAEAWSVPVIPHAGQMHNYHLTMSTTASPMAEFFPVFDVEVGNELFYYVFKGEPQPVNGYIQLDDNKPGLGLEISDEYLSDFNIIE
- a CDS encoding 4-hydroxythreonine-4-phosphate dehydrogenase PdxA, with the translated sequence MSKSTIAMVLGDPAGIGPELIARLLGEPDVRAQANVILIADEAEMRRGMRIAGMEFPYRRVESLEHLAFVDDTPLFYDFRGDTVGEFARSEASVIGGRYSLDTLEKALRLTEAGITDAVLFGPLNKTSLHMAGMAHSDELHWFAELLDFHGPFCEFNVLDNLWTSRVTSHVALADVPGLLSQQRVVEAIQLIDTALKRNGLEKPRIGVCGLNPHNGDNGSFGREELDIIGPAVRSAQTLGIAADGPYPADTIFLKVQGDASAFDAVVTMYHDQGQIAIKLMGFSRGVTVQGGLPIPITTPAHGTAFDIAGQGKANAGAIRQAFEIACRMGRNRH
- a CDS encoding MFS transporter, with product MTRPDSALALSSAISKSRLRLLPFLILMYILAFIDRSNVGFAKAALQADTGLGDAAFAFGASIFFIGYAFFEVPSNYMLHRLGAKVWLCRIMVTWGLVSAAMMFAHNAETFYVLRFLLGVAEAGFFPGIILYLTYWFPAQSRGQALGLFYFGLPLALVLGSPLSGWLLEFHGVFGLTNWQWLFVVEGLMASVVGIAAYFYLVNRPSDATWLSVEEKQALGTALAEEDAQKKHSSPHGFLSALRNPRVLQFCLAYFTIQMSVYGVVFYLPTRIAGLLDGHVGLNVGLITAIPWICALIVTRLVTRYADRTGQHRRLAVCMLTMAALGIAASALGTSMVPVVLAFCFAAAGFVSVQPLFWTIPTSYLSGAAAAGGIALINSIGNLGGFVAPNLKTVMESSFADPRAGMFALATVGIIGAVLLSRLRTTHTPKSPSQLTPAQVG